The genomic interval CCGCCGCGCTCGTAGTCGAAGACCTCGCCGTGTCCGTTCAGGCCGTCCTTGTAGGTGGCGACGACTTCGCGGCCTCACGCCTGGGCCTGGTTGTAGTAGTACGACAGGAAGTTCAGGAGTTGCGTCTGGTCGACCTTGTTGAGGTCGAAGTCCTGCCAGATGATGTCGGGCTTGGCGAGGTTGATGACCTCTTTGAGCTTGTCGTACCACAGCTGGTTCTCGGCCGTGGTGCCCAACTGCCCGTACAGCTTCTGCAGGCTCGGGTCGGACTGCGCGGGCACGTGGTCGTAGTAGCCGTTGAAGTTGAACGCGTGGTGCATGGCCACCAGGAGCTTCAGCCCCTTGGCCCGGATGGAGTCGGTGAACAACTGGAGCAGATTGAGCTGGGGGCCCTTGGCGGCCGAGTTCCACTCGTTGACCGAGCTGTTCCACATGGAGAATCCGTCGTGGTGTTCGGCGACGGGGCCGGCGAACCGGGCGCCGGCGTCGACGAAGAGCTGCGCCCACTCGTCCGGGTCGAAGTTCCCGCCCGCGGACTTCAGTTTCGGGGCGAACTTGTTGAAGTTGCCGTTCAGGTCCTTCGCGCCGTTGATGAAGTTGTGGTACGGCCACGCCGACGGGTCACCGAACGTGGCGATGTGGTGTTGGTTGCACGCATCGCCGCTGATGTACATGCGGCGCGGATACCACTCGTTCCCGTAGGCCGGAACGCTGAACACACCCCAGTGGTAGTAGATGCCGAACTTGGCGTCCTTGAACCACTCGGGAGCCGCGGTGTGCTGGTCGACCGAGGCCCACGTGGGGGTGTACGTGGTCGCGGCCCGGGCGGTGCCGGCGGCGAGGACGTTGCCTGCGACCGCAGTCGCCGCGACACCCGTGGCACTCGCCAGGAACTGGCGTCTGTTGATCATGGTGGTACCTCCGTCAGAGCTGTGGTGGGAGACCAGGGCCGGTGGTCAGTGGCGGGCACTTCTGTGGCGGGAGCACGACGTGCGCGACGCAACCCGGACCGGACACGGTCGGCAGGTGACTGACTCGGCGCCACGGCCTACGGGCGACGAAGTCCGCGGCGCAAGCGGGTGGATGGAGCGCGTCACCGGCTGCGAACGGCAACGGTCTGTGCGGACTCCGGGGATCTCGTGGCAGAGCAGGTTCCTGACGACATGTCCTCACTCCGTTCCCGTACGGCAGCACCGCCGCGTGACCGTTTCGGCTCCGGGACTTCTTGCAGACCCCTGAGCCGCGTGGTGCCGGATGTCACGCATGAAATTGCGGCACTCACCCTGCCCATGTCAACGGTCGTGCAGGGATGAAAGCAGCTCACTAACTGAGCTTTTGTTCCTTTTTGTGAGAGATTCTGCTGATCTATCCCTCGATAGACATGGTATGTTTAACCGTCAGGCGTCAGTGGTCCCGGATCGGTTGCAGTGCCGGGAGGGCGCCGGTCCTCCGGTCAGCCCCGGCATGGCCCAACGCGACCCGGCAGTACGAGCGATGGACGGCGACGTGGGGGAGCGACGTACGCGCGGCTCACTGTGCTCGACCTCGTCGCGGCCGTGGGATCGTCTTGCGCCGGGCAGGACATCTGCTCTTTGGTGCGCCCTGAGATTCAGACCGGCCCTTCGGGTCTGCCGAGTTGGCCGGCGTCGACGCGCGCCGGCGGGCCTGTTCGAGTCCGTCGGTTGCAGTCGAGGAAACTTCAGCAGTAGGCGCTGCTCGAGAGGGTCTACTGAGCAGCGCGGGAAGAGAACAGCGCTCGCCCGAGCAACTCCGCCACGCCGCACCATCAGCCCACGTAGCCCGAGGTGACTGGTCTAATGCGCCCAGCGTCCCATTGTCGGCGAGGTGCCGATCAGGCACTGAGTAGTGTGCATCGTGAAAGGTGCAGGTCGGGTGGGCTGGTGTGCGCGGGGTCGGGGGTGCTCGGGCTGGTGGGCGGCGGGTGACCATGGTGAAGATCGTCTGACCGGTCGGTCGGGAGGGTTCTCTGGTTCTGCTGCGCCTGCGTGAGCGGGCCGCCTACGATCCGTCACCGTGTCGATACGCCGGGGATCGTGGGGAGGGTGGGCGGCGTTCCGGTGAAGGCGGAGGTGGCGGGGCGTGCGGTGCTGCTGATCCCGCACCGCGGTGAGACTGGCGACGAGGCCGCGCTGCCCGCCGACTACCGCCGGATCCTGGCGATCGTGCGGGCCGCTGGCGGTCCGGTGCAGGGCAAGGGGGTGGGTGAGGAGTTGGGGCTTGAGGTGGGGGTGCGCGGGAGGCTGGATCCGCTGCGGGCGGAGATGACCAAGCTCGCCGATCGGGGCCGGCTGCACAAGCGGCCTCACGGGAAGTTCACCGCACGCCTGTAGTAGCTGCGGACCGGGGCGACAAGAGGGCGTAACCGGCGGGCCCCCGACGGCAGTTGAGTTTGGTGTGAAGAAAAACAACCATCCCGTCGAGGGCTCTGACGGTCTTGTCCACATCGCCCGCCTGCCGCTGTCGAGTGCCACCCTGAACTGGCTCGCTGCCCTGTTACGCGGCCACTTCAAGAAGATCGGCTCCAGGTGGCGGGCCCTGCCCGCGGGGAAGATCGCCGGCATCGTGCTGGCGGTACTGCGTTGTGACCAGCGGCCCGGCGACCTGGCAGGCGGCAACGGCATCCATCGCACCACCGTCACTCGCTGGATGCGGGAGGTCGTCGGGCTGCTGGCCGCCCGCGCCCCGCGCCTGAACCGGGCCCTGAAGAAGATCGCCCGAAAGGGTGGCGGTGTGGTGCTGCTGGACGGCTCGGTGATACGTACCCGGCGGCGCACCGGGGTCGAGAACCGCAAGAACCACTCGGGCAGGAACAAATGCCACGGCCTGCTCGTGATCGCGCTTTTGAAGTGCACGCCGACGAGCCGCGCATGCGGGGGGTACTCGAAGAGGAAGCGCCTCCGTCCACACACCCATGAACCACGCACGGTCGGAGTCCCACAGCCGGACGGGTTTGCTCAGGTGCAGGAAGAAGTGCGCCGACGGCATCGGCGGGACGTTCATCAGCCGGTGGGGCGGCACCCCGGTCAGACAGTAGGTGTCGTCGATGAACTGGTCGAGCGGCGGAGCGGGTATCCGGCCGACGTGTTCCATGGGTTCAGTGTGGCTGTCGGGGTTCTTCACCGCATCGAGCACAGGGCGGTACGGCCCGTTCGGTGCCGTACCGCCCTTCCGTGATGGGTCAGACGGCGGGTTCGGCTGCCGGCGCGGCCGCGGTTGCCTCCGTCTGTGGCGCGGCGGCCCGGGCGGGCAGGGTGAGCACGGCCAGGAATCCGGCGACCGCCACGGCGGAGAAGAAGTAGAAGCCCCAGGGGTGGCCGATGCCTGCCGCCACGAGGGCACCGGTGATCGTCGGGCCGACGATGGAGCCGATACGGCCGATGCCCGAGGCCGAGCCGAGGGCGGTGCTGCGGACCGAGGCCGGATAGAAGTTCGTCACGTACGCGTAGATCAGCACCTGGGCGGAGAAGACGAACACGCCGGTGAGGAAGACGACGGTGTCGAGGAGCAGGTTGCTGTGCATCCTGATGCTGAGGCAGGCAAGCATGGCCACCGATATCGCGAACCAGCTGAGCGCAGTGGGCTTGATGCCGCGCCGGTCGGCCACGAAGCCGCCCAGCACCAGGCCGGCGACCCCGCCGACGTTGAGGATGAGCAGTTGGGTGACCGCCGTGGGGATGGGGTAGCCGGCCTCGTTCATGAGCTTGGGCAGCCAGGTGTTGAGGCCGTAGACCAGGAGCAGGCCCATGAAGGATGCGACCCAGATGCCGATGCCGGCGCGGAGGTAGGCCGGCCTGAGGAGTTCGCCGAATGCGACGCGCTGGGAGGCGGGCGCTTCCTTGGTGCGGACGAACGCCTCGGACCGGCGGGCGGGGCAGCTTCGAGGAGGACGACCATGCCGTCCTCGTCCCGCTGGTCGAAGACGTCGGGGGCGAGCATGACGCACTGGCCCGAGGCGACGCACTTGGGAACGTCGACTTCTACACGCATGACGGTTCTTCCCTGTGGGGGGGTGGGGGGGGGTAAGCGGGTGCGGGTCACCAGGTGACGGGCAGTTCGTGGACGCCGTAGACGATGGAATCCCGCTTGAAAGCGATGCCCTGCATCGGCACGGCGACCTTCAGGCCGGGGAGCCGGCGGAAGAGTTCCGGCAGGACTATCTGGAGTTCGGCGCGGGCCAGCGGCTGGCCGAGGCACTGGTGGATGCCGTAGCCGAAGGCCAGGTGCCGGCGGGCGTCGGCGCGTTCCAGGTCGAGGTCGTCGGGGGCGGCGAAGACCTCCGGGTCGCGGTTGGCGACTCCGACCGGGATGATCACACCCTCGCCGGCGCGGATGGTGACGCCGCCGATGGTGACGTCCTCCACGGCCGTACGGCGCAGCCCGCCGTGCACGATCGAGATGTGGCGCAGCAACTCCTCGACCGCGCCTGCCACCTGGTCCTGATCGCCGAGCACGTACGGGATCTGCTCGGGATGGTGCAGCAGGGTGATGGTGCTCAGCGCGATCATGTTCGCCGTCGTCTCGTGCCCGGCGAACAGCAGGAAGGAGCTCAGGTCGGCCGCGTCCTGCTCGGTGATGACACCGGCTTCGACCTGCTCGGCGAGCCGGGTGACCAGGTCGTCGCCAGGCGTCGTGCGCTTGGTCCGCACGAGTTCCAGCAGATACGTGGCCAGTGCCTGCTGCGCACGGGTGGTCTCCTCCGCCGTGGCGGTCAGGTCGACGAAGACCTTCGAGTGCCGCTGGAAAAAGGGGTGGTCCTCGTACGGCACGCCCAGCAGTTCGCAGATCACCAGGGAGGGCAACGGCAGCGCGAAGCGCTCCACGAAATCGGCCGGGCCCGGCCGCCCCGTGAGGTCACCGAGGAGCTCGTCGGTCAGACGGGCGATGGCCGGACGCAGCGCGTCGATACGTTTGACCATGAACTCCCGGGTCAGGGTGCGCCGCATCAGGGCGTGCACGGGGTCGTCATGGCCCTGGAAGAAGCCGCGCCGGGGCTGCGGGGTGCCTGGCTTGAAGTTGGGCGCACCGGGCCGAGACGGGTCGGAGCTGAACGCCGGGCTGCCGAGCACCGCCCGCGCGTCTTCCCAGCGGGTCACGAGCCACGCGCTGAGTTGCCCCTCCCACAGGGAGACCCGGGTGACCGGGCGCTCCGTCCGCAGTTCGGCATACAGGGGCGGAGGGTCAAGAGGCGCGTCCTTCGGACGGGCGAGTTCGAACGCGGGGGCGGACGCAGACGAGGGCATAGCTGTTCCTCTCCACCGTCAACTAACAGCGTTAGGTGTTCTGCTTGATAGACTAACACCGTTAGTCGAAGGGTGTGAAGCCGCATCCTCTGTTTCCGCCTCTGCGGCGCCGGCCGTACGGGTAGGGGGCCCGGGCGGGCAGATAGGGTGCACACAGCGAGGAGGTGGCCGTGAAGCAGCAGGTCAGACGGGTGCCCAATGTGCGGGGCGAGGGGGAACGGCTACGGCAGGAGATCCTCGACGCGGCGACCCGCATCCTGGAGGAGACGGGACGCGAGGACGCGCTCTCCCTGCGAGGAGTGGCCCGCGAGGTCGGCATCTCCGCGCCCAGCGTCTATCTGCACTTCAAGGACAAGACCGAACTGGTCGCCACCGTGCTCGACGCCGCCTACCGGGCGCTGGCCGCAGCGATGGGCGAGGCCGGGGAAGCGGCCGCCGCGGCCGGCGCCGCCCCGTGGGAGCGGATAGGGGCCACCACCGCCGCCTACCGCAGATTCGCCATCGACAAGCCCCGCCGGTACCGGCTGATGTTCAGCCTGGAATACGAACCCGAGCGTCAGCCCTCCGCCGAGACCCCCCTCGGCACCGTGCTCCAGGCATGGACCCACGCCGTGGACACCTATCTCGCGGCGATCGCGCCCGCCCGTCGATCGGAAGCGGAGACCGTCGGCATCCACCTGTGGACCGCCCTGCACGGCCAACTGGTCCTCTGGCACACCCTGCCAGGTCACCACACCAGCAGCGAAGACATCCTGATCGAACTTGAACAGTCATTGCTGCACCGGCTGCTGCCCATTCCGGCCCCTCAGCCATCAACCCCGACGCTCGACGCCGCACACAGCCAGCGAGGCAGTTGAGAACGTCGCACCGGACGCCGCTGAAGCGCGGCTACCGCTCGAATCGGCCGGCGCTGCACCACGAGCAGGGGGTTCGTTCACCGATCCGGCACCCACACCGGCCGCTGCCCCAACCCCAACGGACAGCCCGCGTACGGCACCAGCTCCAAGGTCGTCCTGACCAGCGCACACCTCGACCGCACCCCCGGAACTGCGACCCTGTCGGTAACCCGGGCTATCAGAACGTGCGGAATGCTCCGCGATCAGCGCCGAAGAGAGAGGAGGAGACCGGCGAGGGCCAGGAGCATCCAGGCAGCCAGATAGCCGAATGCGGCTGCTGGGGAGAACACACTCCAGAGGATGCCAGCGATGGTGGACGCGGCGAGGTTGCCGAGGGACTGCGCGTGCGGGAGATCCTTCGGGCCGGTGCCGACGCGATCAAGGTGTGCACCACCGGGGGAGTGGCCTCGCCCGGCGACGACCCCCGGCACGCGCATTTCCGCGACGACGAACTCGCCATGATGATGGCCGAGGTCCGCGCCGCCGGGGTGCACGCGACGGCGCATGTTGCCTCCGGCCTCGGCGAGCCGGATCACGGCGAGCGGCG from Streptomyces sp. CC0208 carries:
- a CDS encoding transposase family protein, whose product is MKKNNHPVEGSDGLVHIARLPLSSATLNWLAALLRGHFKKIGSRWRALPAGKIAGIVLAVLRCDQRPGDLAGGNGIHRTTVTRWMREVVGLLAARAPRLNRALKKIARKGGGVVLLDGSVIRTRRRTGVENRKNHSGRNKCHGLLVIALLKCTPTSRACGGYSKRKRLRPHTHEPRTVGVPQPDGFAQVQEEVRRRHRRDVHQPVGRHPGQTVGVVDELVERRSGYPADVFHGFSVAVGVLHRIEHRAVRPVRCRTALP
- a CDS encoding cytochrome P450, whose amino-acid sequence is MPSSASAPAFELARPKDAPLDPPPLYAELRTERPVTRVSLWEGQLSAWLVTRWEDARAVLGSPAFSSDPSRPGAPNFKPGTPQPRRGFFQGHDDPVHALMRRTLTREFMVKRIDALRPAIARLTDELLGDLTGRPGPADFVERFALPLPSLVICELLGVPYEDHPFFQRHSKVFVDLTATAEETTRAQQALATYLLELVRTKRTTPGDDLVTRLAEQVEAGVITEQDAADLSSFLLFAGHETTANMIALSTITLLHHPEQIPYVLGDQDQVAGAVEELLRHISIVHGGLRRTAVEDVTIGGVTIRAGEGVIIPVGVANRDPEVFAAPDDLDLERADARRHLAFGYGIHQCLGQPLARAELQIVLPELFRRLPGLKVAVPMQGIAFKRDSIVYGVHELPVTW
- a CDS encoding TetR/AcrR family transcriptional regulator; the encoded protein is MKQQVRRVPNVRGEGERLRQEILDAATRILEETGREDALSLRGVAREVGISAPSVYLHFKDKTELVATVLDAAYRALAAAMGEAGEAAAAAGAAPWERIGATTAAYRRFAIDKPRRYRLMFSLEYEPERQPSAETPLGTVLQAWTHAVDTYLAAIAPARRSEAETVGIHLWTALHGQLVLWHTLPGHHTSSEDILIELEQSLLHRLLPIPAPQPSTPTLDAAHSQRGS